The Scomber japonicus isolate fScoJap1 chromosome 21, fScoJap1.pri, whole genome shotgun sequence region ACAAACTCAATCTGTTAACACAGCACTGATTAGTGACATAAAAGCTCTGACAGAAGCCTTGCACTAACGTCTCACTTTCAACAAGAGTGCGCCCTGTGTGTGAATTCATAGATAGATGTGTGTCTATTTACAGCACTTCATAAGGTCATGAAGTGCTGTAATGCACCTGTTTTTTCTAAAAACCAGAACTGCTACCAAAAGCAGAAATGTTCTAAGAGTGTGTATTAAACACGTGTATTATCATTGTTAACAGTGACACACGCACTGACAAGTGATGTGTTATTATAGTGAAGGTTCAAATGTTAGAATGACAGAGACTTAGGTGATAGTCTGGCTATAATTGGCTCCAAACAGAATGATTTGCTCTGATTTCAAAACTCCTTTAGACAGGGCATGGTGCCACTGAACAGGCAACAGGAGTCACTTTCCTCCCACTGTCATATGAGAAGCAACCAGTAGTTGCCAGATGAGATGCGCCTTGGAGTAAAAGAGGAAGCATTATTTTGAACGGCCTCGAAAAAGTTAACACAACCATGGTAATAAGTAATAATGATGCGCTTGACCACGGTGCGCAGTGCGCAATCTCAGCCTCAACTCAGATCATAACAGATGGAGATTCATGCACTGATGCGTTTCCATTAGCCTCCCTCAGTTTTAGTCTGagcatcctcacacacacacacacacacacacacacacacacacacacacacacacacacacacacaggctacatAACACATCACTAGTCACAGCCATTAAAGCGACACACACGGAAGAAACAAACATTGGGCCAAATTTATAAGATGCGGTTTTCTTACCCCCATCGCCATAGGTTTCGATCCCATATCCATCTTGCAGCCCGTTGCTCCAGGTACCGTCATATCTTGCAGGTGTGTTGTGGCTCTGCCGAATGCCGTACCGACCCTTAAAACCATGACTCCACTCTCCGCGGTAGATCCACTTTCCCTTGTTCTCCACACCGAGACCATGCCTCTTCCCCTGAGACCAGTAGCCCTTGTAGGTATTCCCACTGGGCCAGGTGTACACCCCTACTATCTCAAAGCCGTGGGACCAGGATCCAGCGTACTCGCCCTGGCCCTTGGGTCCGGTACAGATGCCGTGTCCGTGGGCTTTGCCATCCTCCCACCCCCCGCAGTACGTGCCACCGTCGTCGAAGTCAAACCTTCCGCCCGTCATTCAGATATAGGCTGGAAATAAAGCAGATCGTGCGCTGCTGTAGACTCAGGCGTCTCCAGGACCGAGGTTGGGGGATCCAGGACCGGTGGTGTGTTGGAAAGGATGAGCCAACAGGATGGTGACTAAAGATACATATACATTGGAGGGTCAGGATAGTAGGCTGTTACTTCCAGACAGTGACATGTAATGCAAAAGGCATGCGTAATGGTAAGTGTAAAGGTATGAATGGTGGGCGTCATTTACCGGAGGCGCACGCCGGGTTCTTCGTTATGTGTTGCTCGTCTCCCCCCTCTCACCCACTGatcacagagggagagagagagaggcgtcGAGTCCCTGCTGAAGATAGACACTGGGCCAATCGCTACGTCACGCCAAAGGCACCTCCCACTCTAccccccccatccccacccCCCTTCCCACCTcccaaatgaaaatatgaaaaaccacACTGTACATTTGAAAGACGCGCCTCACCTTACACATGTGTAAATTCCTGCAGTTGAATTTTCTCACAATACCCAGGAGGCTTTGTAGGGCCCCTGTGGCTATCAAAAGTACAATTACTCACGCTTTAATTGGTTGCTGCAGGTTTTATATTACATTGCTCCGATACAAGTTGATCCTGTGAATATAGAAAATTGcattacattttttccccataatATTGACCTATCCCTTTTCTGTCGCAGGTGTCTGATTTTCTGATTTTACACCCTAGCACTGATATGTCTTTAAGGGATTGTAGTTTTGGGTTTGTATTCTCTTAGTATTTTATAATTGTAACTATTTATGACTAAATCACAGTTTTTCTTTACGGTGGCTGCAAACATGGTTGTATGAGAAACCATTCTCTCCCATTTACAAAACTAAGAAGGAAGCACTCCTCAATTATAAAGAATTAGTACTACAAAGACGGTGGCTTTTAATGTCAGGCTCTCACTTTTTGAATCAGTACCGACTACAAAAACCTGGTGTAGATTACTGCAGTCCACACAACAAATGAATAGATGATAGTGACCTCTGCTGCACAAATGTACTTATTGCATGACTATAGAATAGTTATACAGCTTATAGTTTTGTACTGTATTGTGTACCATATATAATGAAGCAACATGATAACCATTcgtggcttttttttcttacaaatttTAGTTATTACACTTGCACTGTAAACTTTTTGCAACCTGCTTTGACCATACTGTAGTTATACATATTTAGGACATTTGAATGATGAATATGACTATAACtattatatactgtactacTGCTACAACAACTATTGCTACTACAACTAATACTACTACACctactactagtagtactacAACAGATAGAtgacaaattaaatgaaaaaccaGTACAGGTCTGAATACTTTACCCCTACAGTGAGGGAATGTGGTTGCTCTGTTATGCTGTGTGAGGGCATTTCGCTGACATGGTTTGGGTATGTTTGTCCACTTATAGGGAAGGGTCacttcaaataaatacaaagctGTTTTGAGTTAACAACTTTATCCTATGattaaacatttctatcctgatgggtgtggtctcttccaggatgacaatgcccGCACCCATAGGGCAGGAGGGGTCaatgaatggtttgatgagtataaaaatgatgtgaatcatatggtATGGCCTTTGCAGTCATCTAATGTCGACCCAACTGAACATGTGTGGAAGATTTTGGACCAACATATTATACAGTGCACTtgaccatcatcatcaaaacactaaatgagggaatatctattgtaagaatggtgttcatccctccagcaGAGTTCAAAGACTTGTAGAGTCAATGCCAAAGCTCACTGACGCTGTTCTAGCAGCACATGGTGGTTGACATCGTATACTGCATGTAGTGTGCAATACATATTTTTATCTGGACTGTTTGCTCTGAAATTGTATCAAAATGAAGACAGGCGTACCAATCGTACCCTCCGTGCCAGCAGGGGTCGTATTTCTTGACTGTGATATGGTATGCTGCCCTCACTTGTCCCCTAACATACTAACAGATAAAATGGCGTCTGAAAACAGCTCTGAATCCGTAGATGAGAAATCAGCTCTTTTAGAGACGGAATCGATCCAAGATGAGCAACAACAATGTGACACAATCGCCAAACAAAGCGAATCTAAACTGACGCTTTATCACTGGACGCAGTCTTTCAACTCACAGAAGGTGAGTGTCATTACGCTTCAGCACCACACTGCTGTGGACAGCTCCTCATCAGAGACTTGGTTCGACATTTGTTAAAATCTATACTAGATTTAAACTCAGTAACTCACTCACCATTTGTCTTGATTAAAAGCACATATTTTCAACACATTATCTCTACAGTATACATCATGGGAATAGTTTGTTTACATTGATGCACTATACCGGAAGTATCActtcagcttctcctcctccccattAGAGGTTTGATTACATTTGTAAAATGTGTCTCTTATTGTTGATTGTATTGTAGCTTGATGTCATATGTCTCAAATATGATTCGCAACACACCCTCAACGTATTTATTAAGGGAATGTAGTTTGTTTAACTTTTAAGACCAGTTGTTTGTCAGAACAGTGTTATTCCAATGTTTCAGCACCATATTTTAGTGGCCAGTGGAGTTCTCCTCAGAGGGTTGGTGATATATCTATTAAGATTCATCTGGTGTTAAAAGGTTGTTGTTGTACTTGTACAATGCAGAATGTAACCTTGCAGAACCCACCTGTTCTCTGCCATAATGTCTGTGGATATAGATCAAATAAATTCTTCTCcatgggtgggtgggggggtgggggggtttagGATCCctgacagaaaaatgtgtctcttggcttaagcctaaccctaacccttggcTTAAGCCAAGCTAGCAAAGGTTAAAGTGGCAGTATTGTGGACTCATTAGCTGTGATGTTTAATTAACAAAAGGTGCAAATCCTCCAACATTAAATACACGAGCATCCACATTTTGTTAAAGGGAAAAAGTTCTAAATTGTTCAGACTGCATAGTTTCAAGAGAGCAAAACATGCAGACATGGTGCCCAGAAATGTGCTTGTAGATTAATCTTCTGTAAGTCAGTAACTATAATATCAGATGGCCTTTATCAACACAGTATTTATAGGCATCCCCTAATCTTCTGTTGACAGTCACAGTTGTTGCTTTGCAGGTGCGTCTGGCCATTGCAGAGAAAGGTTTGCACTGTGAGGAGTATGATGTCAGCCTACCGCTCAGTGAACACAACGAGCCTTGGTTCATGCGGCTGAATCCTGCTGGCGAGGTGCCAGTCTTAGTGCACGATGATAACGTCATCTGTGACCCAACACAGATCATGGATTACCTGGAGCATAACTTCAGTGATGGTAAGACTAAATAAAGGCTGCTAGTGTTTCACAGACCTGCAGCCCCAAACtctcacatttcattttttgttttattacattgtCTTCATTTTGTCAGCagttttttgttgaattttaTGCTTGTTGTACATTTTGTGTTGCATATTTGTTAATGTTtcaatcatttctttctttaatttttttattttattttccattttctcttgGTTTGCATTGATCCATGAtagctttttttcatccaagTGGCTTAAAAGGAGAGACAATTTGGTAAGCATGGAACTATCTACGCAACTgaaaaataacatgtttgaaaACCCCCTGATAAAATGTTGATATTATACAACACTAAGAAACATAACTATCCTTTTCCTAATCCTAACTCCAGTGTATTCTCACACATTCTCAACACTTGCTCTTGCACTTATTCTctattgtctgttttatttgaaagGAGAACATTTTTAAGGAAGGTGACACCTTACACCATTGCTCCTTCCTTTACACAAATTGTTTTCCTCCAGAAGGCACTCTCAAGCTGATACCTGAAGAGGGCAGTACATACTATCACAGAGTGGAGCACTACAGAGAGCTGTTGGATTCACTACAAATGGATGCCTACACCCACGGCTGCATCCTCCACCCTGAGATCACTGTGGACTCCCACATACCAGCATATGCTGCCACAAGCATACGAAGTAAGATACACTGAGATGCACTCCAGTACTAgtatgtacacatacacatttaccAGAAATCACATCTAGAAATGGATAGGACCTCTTTTTACCTACACAACAAACATTTTGTAGGCACGGATTAAACAAAGTGTTGGAAACTTCCCACATGGAGGTCACTTCATGTCAAGAAGGCTGTGCAGAACACCCTGTTACTTGATACTTAAATCTTCCTCTACCTACTCAAATTTTCTATTCTATGGTGCATGGTTTACTTGAACCCCTGTGTGCTTGGTACTTTCTCAGTCTCTTACCTCATCATGTGGGTTGCTATCCCATAATGTGGCCCATTCTATAATTAAGTTAAACTCCTCTCATCCTTATACTTACTGTTAATGTGAGACTGTCTGTTTTGGAGGAGGGTAGTTGGTCGCATGTAGAAAATGTGACCCCCACACTGACACATGCGGATATTAATATGAAATGTATTGAGGTTTATAATATTGAAAACCATGGTGTCCTTGTTTGTCTCTATCATGCTGCTATGTTTTTGTGTGACAGCACAAATAGGAAACACTGAGTCAGAGCTGAAGAAATTGGCAGAGGAGAATCCTGAGCTTAAAGATGCTTACGTTGCAAAACAGAGGCGCTTAAAAGTAAGTAATTCAAGTGCTAAATAAGCTAAACATTATTGTGACTACTTGTTTTCACAACTACTACATATTTGTTCAAAACTTAGTAAGATCTTTAAAAGAAAGTATCGTTCCATAGACATGTACAATTCCCATAAAGGCTGCTGGTTTAGTCACACCACAGAGAGACAGCCCATGAAAGATGGCTATATTGAGTGTTAGCTAGCTACTGTAGCTAGCTAGTTAGCTTTAAAGTACAACATAATGTATCACattgatttaaataaaagtgttaaTAGTAGACGGATAGACAGACacttaaaacagaaacatatttaaTCTCTTCATAAATGATGGTGTAtgtcaaaataaagttattttaaacaaactaGTTAAAATGGAGAAACCTAGAGCACATTTTCTTTGTAAAAACTGAAGAGTGCAGTATTAGGTATTATGTGTCTGGAAgttattttgtgaaaaaaataatCTGCCTTAAAAGGCATTAAATTAAGGCATTACAACCATTTTATATGTTATTTACAGATAAGTCTTGAACTTTAATTGTTTTCCCCTTAAACTCACAGCTTCTCTCCATTTTCaattaacacattttctatATGTAAATGTTTCTGTAGTCCAAGTTGTTTGACCACGACAACATGAAGTACCTGAAGAAGCTTCTGGATGAATTGGAGAGTGTGATGgaccaggtagagacagagctgcagaggaggGTGGAAGAAACACCAGGTAGCCACAGCAACATGTCACCTAGCAACCATTGTATCATTGATAGCATTAACACAGTGGTAgaaatgattatattataattgccAGTCAGCCCACATTGCTCCAGTGGTGATTCTCATTCATAGTACACAGTTAGCATTTTGCATTAATTTGTCATTCTGACATCCTCCATGTCTCCTCCTCTATCTTTTTGCTCTTGTAGAGGAAGGCAGTCAGTCCTGGCTGTGTGGGGAATTCTTCAGCATGGCTGATGTCTCTCTGGCTGTCACCTTACACCGCCTCAAGTTCCTCGGCCTCTCTCGCCGCTACTGGGGCAACGGTAACCGTGTCAACCTGGAAACATACTACGAGCGAGTAGTGCAGCGACCGGCCTTCAGGAGGGTTCTGGGCCATGTCAACAACATCCTGATCTCAGCTGTGCTTCCTGTGGCGTTCCGTGTGGCCAGGAAGAATGCACCAGTTATTTTTGGTACCACACTGTTGATAAGCATTTTGGGGGGAGCAACTTACCTTGCTTTTCTTTACATGAAGAAGAGGCTGACTTTCCTTAGCTGAGGGAGCTGAGGAATCGTTCAAATGGTTTGGAACTGAATTGTGGGGGTGGGAGACAGTCAGGGATCAAAACCAAGATAAATATTGCCTTCATCACAGCACATTTCAATTgtctaaaattaaaatacatttgatcATTCACTAGAAATAGTTAATGTAATTGAAACAAACCTTAATTTGCAAAGCAATGTGCTATCTGTGTTCTCTATGCTGCTGGTTGCACACAATGCACTTTTAGTTATACTCACTATGTGACATCTGCATTACACACCAAAGTACTGAGTTGAAAGGACCATATGGACGTTTTGGACAGTTTTTCCCATTTTTAATAACTTAAATGTACTATATCTGGTTTGTTATTAGAGCGCTATAAGTTAAGGGTCAGCTTTCAAACAGCATTTGAATGCTACACTGTGGTAGCTGGTATGACAAGCATGCAAGTATGGAACCATAAGTGGTCAGAAATGTGAATTTGGTTTGCATTAAAAGTTAAGGAAAATAGTTCTGGCCATTTTCCAGCTCGGAAGTTTGTTTTTACAATCCATGAATGTACTATTCTTCTCTGATGTGTCTGAGTATCTACTGTAAAACATAACttcaacacataaaaacataaaaaagtgaaagaagattttcattttgtaatgaaatgaatggaaaataaTCGCTCACTTGAAGAAGGAAgcaaaatatttattaattgtgatgaaaatgaaaataatcgaAGTTGCTGGCTATAATGTTAGGCAAACTTCATTTATAGTAAATGGGCTAAAAtgtgcaaccccccccccccccctccccaataTGGTccttaaatacatatttatgcaAACTTAAAACACCATAGTAAGAGCCTAATAGCTTATGTTTGGTCTGATGCgtgcttttttctttgttgtttcattgttgtcAATATTtgcatgaaattaaaaacaagtaTGCTAAAAGTCCACAGTCTGCTTCCTGTGACCAAGTCTGCCAGCATATAACATACTGATCTTCCCAGCATTTGACAAAAATTCACAAATTCTTATTTGTTCTGTAGGtatcttcatcatcacatcTGCACACATGTTTTACTCTATGACTTATGGCGCATTGTAAGAAAGAGTTTCTATGCAACCGTAGTTAAAGGAATGCTTTTCAGATCTTATTTACTTCTCCAAACTATCATATCCAGCATCTCTCTGAAATAAACTGCTCACAAACAATCCCCAGTGTTTCCTGTTAATCAAATGTAATTGAGGATGGCATTAAATGTTCATAACTCAGCATCATTTCATAAGCTCATCATATGATCATATATCACACAGGTATACATTCACAACTCAGCATCATTTAATAAGCTCATCATATATCATACAAACATATATCAAACATCGACAATGTCACATTTCCCAGGGTCTGGATGTAAGTCAACATCCACAGTAATTTGTTTGCCCAGTCAAAATCTCCAGGCCAACACTGACATTTAACATATGCTCAGCCTTGATTTAAACTCCTCCTCACGTGAGCTCAGCCACacataaaacagacacatgCAAGACCGTTCAAGTCTGGTCTTTGTTTCCAGTGTCCAGAGGGGCTGGGTAGTGTAGCTGTCAAAGAAATGCCTCACACGTGTTAAAGCCACATGTGAACTGAGCTGTCAAAGAACCATAAGCTCATACTAGTGTGTTACCTCAGGAAGTTCATACTCTTGCAAATGGCAACCAAAAATTACAGGTTTTGCTACAGGATCTTATCGCACATGTGTAATTGTAAGGGACTAGGGTCAAAGTCATAAATAAAGTGTAAATGCATACATTCTAATGAGACAGTATTTGGTGACCTATATTCAGAGTATTTCTGCAAAAGGTTATAAACTAAATGTTTTTGGACTTTGGATATCTTGACAAATCTTTGGATTACTATTTCAAAGATGAATAAATGAGAACATTGATATAACTGCCTTACAGAGAA contains the following coding sequences:
- the gdap1 gene encoding ganglioside-induced differentiation-associated protein 1, which codes for MASENSSESVDEKSALLETESIQDEQQQCDTIAKQSESKLTLYHWTQSFNSQKVRLAIAEKGLHCEEYDVSLPLSEHNEPWFMRLNPAGEVPVLVHDDNVICDPTQIMDYLEHNFSDEGTLKLIPEEGSTYYHRVEHYRELLDSLQMDAYTHGCILHPEITVDSHIPAYAATSIRTQIGNTESELKKLAEENPELKDAYVAKQRRLKSKLFDHDNMKYLKKLLDELESVMDQVETELQRRVEETPEEGSQSWLCGEFFSMADVSLAVTLHRLKFLGLSRRYWGNGNRVNLETYYERVVQRPAFRRVLGHVNNILISAVLPVAFRVARKNAPVIFGTTLLISILGGATYLAFLYMKKRLTFLS